In Acidimicrobiia bacterium, a single window of DNA contains:
- a CDS encoding 6-bladed beta-propeller, which translates to MIGGQSKGQRVRRSVVAGGLALAIVALAPVASVAMSASAPSPIVDPEFVRTIGGPGAGMGQFANVVDVAVDSQGRIIATDAVREKVLIFNSTGVFLDEIGEPGSAAGQLNMPFGVAVAPNDDIYVADRGNHRIQVFNSSGNHVRAWGSEGTGNTQFTQPSGIAIDSQNRVIVTDFEADRVQIFHLNGTFITKFGASGANPGQLNGPFGVSTGPDDEIVVAELLNDRVQVFDSSAGFLAEIGEPGSGAGALNNPIGVVVDSAGNVFAVDRGDDQINVFTLDGEFLGSFGSSGTGDGQFQTLNLLGLDRAEDVLVADVGRNDVQLFDFHRCFGLLATIVGTDGPDNLVGTAGEDVISGLGGNDTISGGGSRDWLCGGSGKDTIDGNGGSDRIDGLSGGDVLDGGSGNDRVLGGSGGDELFGKAGSDDLFGGADADELFGGGGKDLLVGGKQGDLLDGEDGDDVLRGGSGGDVLKGRADDDELRGQSGGDDLQGGSGVDECIGGKGSDTASACETRKGIPYWL; encoded by the coding sequence GTGATCGGTGGGCAATCGAAGGGACAGCGGGTGCGCCGATCGGTCGTTGCCGGCGGGTTGGCTTTGGCGATCGTGGCCTTGGCGCCGGTCGCCAGCGTGGCGATGTCGGCGAGCGCCCCATCGCCGATCGTCGACCCCGAGTTCGTGCGGACGATCGGCGGACCGGGCGCCGGGATGGGCCAGTTCGCGAATGTGGTCGACGTTGCGGTCGACAGCCAGGGGCGCATCATCGCAACCGACGCGGTGCGGGAAAAGGTCCTCATCTTCAACTCGACGGGGGTGTTCCTCGACGAGATCGGTGAACCGGGGAGCGCCGCCGGTCAGCTGAACATGCCGTTTGGAGTTGCGGTGGCCCCCAATGACGACATCTATGTCGCGGACCGAGGTAACCACCGAATCCAGGTGTTCAACTCGAGTGGCAATCATGTGCGCGCATGGGGCAGCGAAGGCACCGGCAATACGCAGTTCACCCAGCCGAGCGGGATCGCCATCGACTCGCAGAACCGAGTGATCGTCACGGATTTCGAAGCCGACCGGGTGCAGATCTTTCACCTCAATGGCACGTTCATCACCAAGTTCGGCGCCTCGGGTGCCAACCCCGGGCAGCTGAACGGGCCTTTCGGCGTCTCGACGGGTCCCGATGACGAGATCGTGGTGGCGGAGCTCCTCAACGATCGGGTGCAGGTGTTCGACTCGTCGGCGGGCTTCCTGGCGGAGATCGGCGAACCCGGCTCGGGTGCCGGTGCGCTGAACAACCCGATCGGGGTTGTTGTCGACTCGGCTGGGAACGTGTTCGCCGTGGACCGGGGCGACGATCAGATCAACGTGTTCACGCTGGATGGAGAGTTCTTGGGGTCATTCGGCTCATCAGGCACGGGTGACGGCCAGTTCCAGACCCTCAACCTACTGGGTCTCGACCGTGCCGAGGACGTCCTCGTGGCGGATGTTGGCCGCAATGACGTGCAGCTGTTCGATTTTCATCGTTGTTTCGGGTTGTTGGCGACGATCGTGGGGACGGATGGTCCGGACAACCTGGTCGGGACGGCCGGCGAGGATGTGATCTCGGGTCTGGGCGGCAATGACACGATCTCGGGTGGGGGATCGAGGGACTGGCTCTGCGGGGGCTCCGGGAAGGACACGATCGACGGCAACGGTGGGAGCGACCGGATCGATGGTCTGTCGGGTGGCGACGTGTTGGACGGCGGGAGCGGCAACGATCGCGTCTTGGGTGGCTCGGGTGGCGACGAGTTGTTCGGCAAGGCAGGCTCGGATGACCTGTTCGGCGGCGCAGACGCCGATGAGTTGTTCGGCGGCGGAGGCAAGGATTTGTTGGTGGGTGGCAAGCAGGGTGACTTGCTCGACGGTGAGGACGGCGACGACGTGTTGCGGGGCGGGTCGGGCGGCGACGTCTTGAAGGGCCGGGCCGACGACGACGAGCTGCGTGGTCAGAGCGGCGGCGACGACTTGCAGGGCGGTTCGGGTGTCGACGAGTGCATCGGCGGGAAAGGCTCCGACACGGCATCGGCGTGCGAGACCCGCAAGGGCATCCCCTACTGGCTGTGA
- the trpS gene encoding tryptophan--tRNA ligase, whose translation MSQKKHKVFSGVQPTGNMHIGNYLGAFRNWVRLQDEYETIYCIVDLHAITVPIAPADLHAQRLEAAKVLLAVGLDPSRSLIYMQSQVPQHAELSWILGTMTQLGVLNRMTQFKEKSDRVGPNLGLYSYPVLMAADILLHRCDLVPVGDDQRQHLEVTRDLAERFNNRFGEVFPLPDALIPPTSARVMSLADPTSKMSKSEPNERSRILIVDPPEAIRQKVKAAVTDSEPTVRLDWEAKPGLSNLLEIMADCTRRTIDDLVDEYADGGYGKFKEAVAEAIVAELAPVRARYQDLDDAEVARLMQKGALDARTQAEGYQHQVRRAVGLDRV comes from the coding sequence ATGAGTCAGAAGAAACACAAGGTGTTCTCCGGCGTCCAGCCGACGGGCAACATGCACATCGGCAACTATCTCGGGGCGTTCCGAAACTGGGTACGGCTCCAGGACGAGTACGAGACCATCTATTGCATCGTCGACCTGCACGCCATCACCGTGCCGATCGCACCTGCGGACCTGCACGCTCAGCGCCTCGAAGCCGCCAAGGTCCTCCTGGCCGTTGGGCTCGACCCTTCCCGGTCGCTCATCTACATGCAGAGTCAGGTGCCCCAGCACGCCGAGCTCTCGTGGATCCTCGGCACCATGACCCAGCTCGGCGTGCTCAACCGGATGACGCAGTTCAAGGAGAAGTCCGACCGGGTGGGGCCCAACCTCGGCCTGTATTCCTATCCGGTGCTCATGGCAGCGGACATCCTCCTGCACCGCTGCGATCTCGTCCCGGTCGGTGACGACCAGCGTCAGCACCTCGAGGTCACCCGCGATCTGGCGGAGCGCTTCAACAATCGTTTCGGGGAGGTCTTCCCACTCCCGGACGCACTCATCCCCCCGACGTCCGCCCGGGTCATGTCGCTCGCCGACCCGACGTCCAAGATGTCGAAGTCCGAGCCGAACGAGAGAAGCCGCATCCTCATCGTCGACCCACCAGAAGCCATCAGGCAGAAGGTGAAGGCGGCCGTCACCGACTCGGAGCCGACGGTGCGGCTCGACTGGGAGGCGAAACCCGGCTTGTCGAACCTGCTCGAGATCATGGCCGACTGCACGCGGCGGACCATCGACGACCTCGTCGACGAGTACGCCGACGGCGGCTACGGGAAGTTCAAGGAGGCGGTGGCGGAAGCGATCGTCGCCGAGCTGGCGCCGGTGCGGGCTCGCTACCAGGACCTGGACGATGCCGAGGTGGCCCGTCTCATGCAGAAGGGGGCCCTCGACGCTCGGACCCAGGCGGAGGGCTACCAGCACCAGGTGCGCAGAGCGGTCGGCCTCGACAGGGTATGA
- a CDS encoding glycosyltransferase family 87 protein, translating to MERPAGAGHIVGMATRPARLRLMLLIIALVPVTVWWIERAVDAPENGWFEGTTTFGVASDFSVFYTSGKLVASGDIGALYDVDRFQAAFLEHGLGERSDNSALGNPPVLALAVAPLTVLSVERAWYVWTALGLVLMAASLRVFGAPRPIALSLLALLTLPVYFAITFGQMSLFVLAAFALVYKELRSGRVFGAGLAASLLILKPTMLVGFLLWWAIDARHRRALAGLALGSAAIVAASLPFVGSAWLAWPQGVVDFARVNTSHMAQWGQFAPFRFFGILLPGWGAVTAVLGAAAVIGGLLVFRRLAKLHRRDVHVLFALAVLLNLWCSPQVLTYSWTLLLAVGVVLWSQHPELRAPVAVAGAALGIAAPTSVLLVTELLDSTGWALQLAVPALALSTWFVLWLPARRGIADALVGARPV from the coding sequence ATGGAGCGCCCAGCGGGAGCCGGACATATCGTCGGTATGGCGACGCGCCCCGCCCGGCTGCGCCTCATGCTGCTCATCATCGCCCTCGTGCCTGTGACGGTGTGGTGGATCGAGCGGGCCGTCGACGCACCGGAGAATGGGTGGTTCGAGGGAACGACGACATTCGGCGTTGCCAGCGACTTCAGTGTGTTCTACACGTCCGGCAAGCTCGTCGCCTCCGGCGACATCGGGGCCCTCTACGACGTCGACCGGTTCCAGGCGGCGTTCCTGGAGCACGGGCTCGGGGAACGGTCCGACAACTCCGCTCTCGGCAACCCCCCGGTGCTGGCGCTGGCCGTCGCTCCCCTCACGGTCCTGAGCGTCGAGCGGGCCTGGTACGTGTGGACGGCGCTCGGTCTCGTGCTCATGGCGGCGTCGCTGCGGGTTTTCGGCGCTCCGCGACCGATCGCCCTGTCGCTGCTCGCGCTTCTCACCCTCCCCGTCTACTTCGCGATCACATTCGGCCAGATGAGCCTGTTTGTCTTGGCTGCGTTCGCGCTCGTGTACAAGGAGCTGCGATCGGGCCGGGTGTTCGGAGCCGGCCTGGCGGCCTCACTCCTCATCCTCAAGCCGACGATGCTGGTCGGATTCCTGTTGTGGTGGGCGATCGATGCCCGCCACAGGCGCGCCCTTGCGGGACTGGCCCTCGGGAGCGCCGCGATCGTGGCGGCGTCGCTCCCGTTCGTGGGGTCGGCGTGGCTCGCCTGGCCGCAGGGCGTCGTCGACTTCGCACGGGTCAACACGTCGCACATGGCGCAATGGGGGCAGTTCGCGCCGTTTCGGTTCTTCGGGATCCTCCTTCCCGGGTGGGGGGCGGTGACCGCTGTGCTCGGCGCTGCCGCAGTCATCGGCGGGCTCCTGGTGTTCCGGCGGCTGGCGAAGCTGCACCGACGTGACGTGCACGTCTTGTTCGCCCTGGCGGTGCTTCTCAACCTCTGGTGTTCTCCCCAGGTGCTGACGTACAGCTGGACCCTCCTCCTGGCGGTGGGCGTCGTGCTGTGGTCCCAGCACCCCGAGCTGAGGGCGCCTGTGGCGGTGGCCGGCGCCGCGCTCGGGATCGCCGCTCCGACCTCGGTTTTGCTCGTGACCGAGTTGCTCGACTCGACCGGCTGGGCTCTCCAGCTGGCCGTGCCTGCGCTTGCCCTCTCGACGTGGTTCGTGCTGTGGCTGCCGGCCCGGCGCGGCATCGCAGACGCCCTCGTTGGAGCCCGACCCGTTTGA